Genomic DNA from Brassica rapa cultivar Chiifu-401-42 chromosome A04, CAAS_Brap_v3.01, whole genome shotgun sequence:
AAACCAAAACAATGAAAAGAATCACACTATACCCTACATCATGTAGGCTACATGAAATCACTTGAACTGAACATGACATCACTGAAACTTGTAATATCAATGTCAGAGATTGGATCTATAGGCCTCTCATCCCCTTCCTCCATCTGAGGATCAAACTCCCCAAGCTCTAGGCTGTACTCATCTGCCATTATAGCAAACAAACAGTTAGAGTGTCGCCAAAGATTATCATCATTGCAAgccaaactttaaaaaaatcacacaacaTGCACACATTGAACATTCATAGAGATATATCTTTATTTCCCAACAACTGACTATGAACTATGCAAGCCTCAATAGAGAGAGATGCTGCGGACACTCACCAAACAAGGTATTGAGAGAGGTTGGGTGTGGAGTGGTGGTGAAGTTGAGACCAATATAAAACGCCAAACCTAACAGCAAAGTCATCATCAGATACGTCGGCGTAGCCAATGCCCAATACCTGCTTGGGTAGTAACGGATCCGTATAGACTCCAACAGTTTATCTGGTACATATGCCCATATCAAGAAGATCACTGTGGCTACAACAGTGGATATGGACCCAACAAAACCATACACCTCAGAGTGTTTAGATCCATGCACTTGTGATGTTCTGAACGGAGATGACCTTATCATGTCTGAATCCTGAAAATCAGGCTTTTGCTTCTTTCTCTTGGAGAAGGTTAGAACTAGTCTTGGACTATTAACTAAATGAGCTTCCTCCATGTCTTAGTTTTAGAAGACAAAGGAAGCCACTGAAAAATCACTAGATAGACAACCAACACAATGATCAAATCTCTTAAAAATCTAACTTATTCACTCAAGCTCTGGTTACATCATATACTTCGGTTTTAATgatctaatcaaataaaaaatcaaatctcTTAAAAATCTAACTTATTCACTCAAGCTCTGGTTACATCATATACTTCTGTTTTGAAAAAATTGGAGACTTTTAATTGGGGGACGGTGGAGGCCCGCACGAATCGAGTTCTGCAAAAGTAAGCAGCGTCAACGGTTCGGCCAGCCTATTTCCCTTCCATAAATTCTTGCGCCACTTTCTATGTTTTACTGTCAGCGCTGCGACCGGCTCTCACCGCTCGCTTTGTTTTCCTTACTCATTAGTTTAAGGCAAGTTTTAAAACCAGACCACCCTCAACACTTTATACTAGCTTCCACAAGACCCATCCGTCTCAATTTCCCGATGTGGGAGAAACAAAAATGGTTACTTTATTCCAAACCGATAttgattcggttcggtttcatCTAGTTTAATACAAACCGATTAATTGAAATGAACCAGACCAGAACATTTTAATTGTAAGCCTTGTTGACTCAAAGTAGTaagaatagtaaaaaaaattctgattttaaaaattatcatttaaaaaaaaataataataattctacACAGTTTTTTctcattcctctattttttttttttttaagtaatacaataaaaaaattctcatTGAATtagagaataaaaataaatgataaatattttttcttaacttttattaGTGGCCCGTTTGAATCCATATCACAGtggtatataaaataaaaccgacctaatctgaaaaatatatcgCAAAAGCGGCAGCCTAGGGTTAGATCAACTTCTCCATGGACACGTACACTAGCCAGATTAGATCCGTCATCAACGTAATCTTCTTCTTACTCGGATCTGTTTTCTCTATTATATGTTGTTCGTTGTTATTCGGAAACTAAGAAGAATATATGTTTGTATTTTAGGGGCCGATAATGTTCGAAAGTGAGGCTGCTCGGGAAGCCTTCCTCGAGAGGAACTCAAGGCCCCAGTAATTAAATTTaatgctttatttattttgtttgaagaTATTTGTATGTGTTGATAATTCCTTCTTTTGGTATCTGATGCGAATTAGGTTTAGGATGTCTGTTGAAGGATTCAATCCTTATCGACCTGAGGATGAAATCAGGAGAGAATTGGTTAATCACTTCGAATCATGTGGCGAAGTCTTTAGGGTTATTGTTCCCACTGACCCCATTGTCGACAGGTTTGTTTGtgtctttaatatttttgacataataataatatttgttttgcgaactaaaaaaaacaattggtcTTTGTTACAGACGTGCTTTTGTTATTCTTTTTGGACATGACGCAGAAGAGAAAGCGTTGCAACTTAATGGAAGTGACATCGGAGATTGGAACGCCCTTGTTAAGTCTGCACCCATGGACCAAGAGGACGAATACCTGATGGCACAAcgttataaaaaatctctcgTTGACGCCCTAGTCAACGACAAGAAATTGTaagttgatatttttatttttccgcATCTGTTGTCTTGGTAATAACATGCAAAAAATTACTGCAGTAAATTTGGCATTGCGGTTTGGGGGTATGACACTTCCCTTCCTGAAGATGAAGTCGAGAGTGTTTTGAGACGACATTTCTCTTCTTGTGGAGGGATAACACATGTTTACATTTACGGCAAGCGTGCTAATATCTATTTTTCCGAAGAACATGAAGAAACTTCGGCTCTGGGTCTTCATAGAAGTGAAGTGAGTGGATTCAGAATAACTACTAGGCGCTTAGCCACAGCCAGAAGGAACCATTCCCTTGCCCCCGGTCAATCTAGTCGTCGTATTGGCTATACCCGCCCAGGTACATCAAATGTTTTCTTGATTCTTCATTTTTGACGGTTGAACTTCTCATGACTTCTGTATTTATTGTGTGTATTGTAGCTATTATGATTGAGTTTGCCCCCGAGATAGGGCGCAAGGTCAAGGCTTTTAAGAAGATAAAGAGGATCGTGAAGAAGGTCATGGCTTTGAGGAGGATGAAGGAGGCGGGGAAGGAGAAGGTCATGGCTTCGAGGAGGATTAAGTAGGCGACGACGAAGGAGAAGTTCATGCCTTCGAGTAGGATGAAGGAGGCGACGAAGGAGAGGGTCACGGCTTTTCTCTCTCCAATCATTCTCTCTCCAAAAGACTACGAAGCTCTTTGGTGTTTATGAATCCTTTGATAATACAATGTTATCACCTTTATTTTATCACTTGCGCCATCTTAATCTCAATGTATGAtgaaccttttgtttgtgtttgcgTGTGTGTATGGTAAACATAAATCTATTATAAGTTATCTTAGTATTATTAGCCGATTTGCATTGGTAGAACAGAAGCATAATCTCCTCATTACTCGTTCGGGACTCGCGAATAAACATTTATTGTTTTGATAAAACcgttgtattattttttttcaactggATATGCTgcatttataaaccaaaacgtTAGCAACATCATTCACTAAGATTTCCACACCAGCTACACTTTGGAAAAACATTGCACCAAACATCCAACACCCAATCTTACAGAGGAAGAGAGACACGTTCATCCTCAAGCAACCTGACGGCCCAGACTGCTCTTTTCTCTCTAGCTGATGATTGTTGCACAAAACACCAGTCTGCATTAACATTATTACCATGTTAActataatatttcaaaactaaaatacaTCATGTGTGATACTCTCATTTTGGTAGACATGAATTTGAATACTTGATCATAACTTCTTTTGGATGCTATTAAAAGAAAGCATAAGTAGTTCCAACTATCATACACGGTTTTAATTTGGTGGAAGCAAAGGTCCTAACCAATGACGACTCCACATCCTTGATATGTCAATTGGTAGCCATCTACAAATCATTTTGTTGAGAAAGTTTACATTATGTCTGTTTGAAAATGAAACGAAACAATAGAAGACACTGTGGAGGAATAATATACCCATTGCAGTTCAATTTCATCTTTCTTGCCCCTCTTGCTAGGAGTATCTACAGAATAAGGGAGATTCTCACAAATCTTTGTATCCCAACATAGAGGCTTTATATAAGGAAgagatttcataaaaaaacttCAGATATAAGTTTTATACCACCCAGATCCTTTCACATTTCTCCAATAACTTTACAATCGTTGGAGATTTTCACTATTCTCCAAGCGGATTGCTCTATTAACTAAAAATGTTAATGTTAagaatatgatattttattaatttatatagttattaatctttaaaagttttttttcaagattttgattattttagaatatattttaataatataaacaaaataatttattttatcgtatatacacaaattaaaatttttaattcaaatttcatgttatttattatattatttagtgtatataaaatatgttttataaaattataaagagaTTTTAACTGTGGAAACTTGTCGAACACCATAAAACAGGAGAGttgcatatttatttttaaacactTTAGCAATTGCAACTTACCGTTGTAattctttttttggtaatcaaCTTACACATTCGAATGTCACGTTGTACGACCAAGGAATAATTGTGTTTCTTTGTCTTCTATAACTATGTCAAGTTTACACCTAAGCAATGGATTATGGGTGGTGGCCGGAGGCAGCAGACACGGttgattattaatcatatatacatacataatgTTGGGGGAGTTCCAATATATATTGCATGTCTTGCGCATAGGTTACACGTGAAAGATGGCATGGTGCACTcaattatgaatattttattttgtcctTCTTTATTAACGTGTGACTCATAATTATCCTTGCGGGATGAGATCTGTGATCCGACATGGAGACCTAGTGCCGGTTgataaattttcatatatatcaaAAAGTTGTGTGGAACTATCTGTAATAGAATATCATTTCTTCAAGAAATGACAATTATTCTAAATCGCATAATAAGATTATCTATCGCATGTAACGTTTATAAAAAAAGGAATGGTAGTTGTAAGTCCAAACCAAGTATTCCAAAGTACTGAGCCTCATCATCATTTACGGTgagttcttctcttctcttttctctatTCCCATCACACCCGAtttgttatttttcttaattatgtCCTTTCATATTACACAAGATACATGAGGTATATTGCCTGAATAAATTGGTGTATGTTCTTCTATAAAATCCAGAACCTTCGGTTTTATAGAGGATTATTACTTGCTTCAGTCATAAACTTTTTTTAGTTCATCACAAAGTACTATCTGGGCCGGGCCTGCCTATATGCATtactaggcctgggcattttatCCGGATCCGAGGACCCGATCCggaaccgatccgaaaatacaGGTTCGGGTCCAGAACCGGAACCGAGAATTTTATCCTATTGGGTCTAAAGATGGAGGACCCGCGAGTAGCAGGTTCGGATCCAGAACCGACCCGGAACCCGATCGGATATTTTAAGAACCGAAAGTTAGTAGATTTTATTAGTCTTTATATGTGTTTCGGATCTACTGCAGGTTTTCAGATTGTATTTTCTTATGGTTATTGCtcgttttcaaaatttcaagtttGGCGGTCGGGTAAAATTAAAGATTCATGGGTACAAGTAGATCCGAAACACATATTTTAgaccaaaaatatatagaacTGACCCGAAAAAATCAGGAACCGATCTGAAAATGTGCCATCTACCCGAACATGGACCCGAAATACTTGGACCCGACCCGAAACATTAAAGAACCGAAAAAAATTTGGGTATTAATGGGTATGAGAAAATGGATCCAAACCGACCCGGATCCGACAAGACCCGACCCGGAACTGACCCTAATTTTTTAAAGTACCTATGTGGGTCCAAAACTCCAGGACCCGAAGGATCCGGACCCGGAaagacccgacccgaacccgacccgaggACCCGGATGCCCAGGCCTATGCATTACTCGCTAACCAAACTAAATTTACACCtatccgaaccaaaccgaaccatcTGTTTAATTTAAATGTACTTTCCTCTTCCAATAACCAAACTACATACTTGAAACCCAAATTACCCGTATCGAACCGAACCTTTATTTACTAAGCTTGTTTGTTTGGTCTGATGAAATGAACTATGTTTGTAGGTTACCATCTCGACTACGTGTTTGATTGGACAAACTTGTAATATCAATGTCAGAGGTTGGATCTATAGGCCTCTCATCCTCTTCCTCCATCTGAGGATCAAACTCCCCAAGTTCTCGGCTGTACTCATCTGCCATTATAGCAAACAAACAGTTAGAGTGTCGCCAAAGATTATCATCATTGCAAgccaaactttaaaaaaatcacacaacaTGCACACATTGAACATTCATAGAGATATATCTTCATTTCCCAACAACGGACTATGAACTATGCAAGcctcaagagagagagagagatgctgCGGACACTCACCAAACAAGGTATTGAGAGAGGTTGGGTGTGGAGTGGTGGTGAAGTTGAGACCAATATAAAACGCCAAACCTAACAGCAAAGTCATCATCAGATACGTCGGCGTAGCCAATGCCCAATACCTGCTTGGGTAGTAACGGATCCGTATAGACTCCAACAGTTTATCTGGAACATATGCCCATATCAAGAAGATCACTGTCACAACAACAGTGGATATACACCCTACAAAACCATACACCTCAGAGGGCTTAGCTCCATGCACTTGTGATGTTCTGAACGGAGATGACCTTATCATGTCTGAATCCTGAAAATCAGGCTTTTGCTTCTTTCTCTTGGAGAAGGTTAGAACTAGTCTTGGACTATTAACTTAATGAGCTTCCTCCATGTCTTAGTTTTAGAAGACAAAGGAAGCCACTGAATAACCACAAGATAGACAACCACCACAatgatcaaatcaaataaaaaatgaacCTAATTTCGAATTAATGGTTGATCTTCTACCAACAAGAAAATAGGCAATCAGTTGAAGACTCAGCTACAAATCGTATAAGTTCATGGAAAAAGTCAGAGCAATCAAAATTGACAACCAATATTACCGTTGTAATTCTATCCAAACCGGTTAATTGAACTGAACCTGACCAGACCAGACTTGATTTtccaattatattttacttgtgTTCACTATGTTTCAGAAagataaaaagtttttttttttaatattgttttgtttttttataaataattttattaattaaaaatgataaaaaaaaatatttttatttattggatTTCTATTAGCTTAAAACTgtagaaaatagttatttacaaaatgctttatttataaaaagtagttttttttaccataaaccaaacaatatcattttaactgaaatgaatttttttatttagacttAGAATTATAGTTTTACTAGTAGAACAACAAAACTAGATAGTTACAAAGGTACACTTGTCTACTAAACAATACGATTGAAGATTCTTAAATCTGTAAGAATTTTGTAGACGTAGAGACACCTTCACCGCAAGCTAACAGTGGGAACTAGCGTGCTCCGGTTTGTGAGTGTACTCATAATCAAGATGCACAAAAGCCCTTTCAATCTCCTGCAACTGCTCCAGCTTCTCTTGCAGCGCTTCTCCAATATCATGAGCCACTTGCAGAGGCATATCAGCTGGAAGAACAATATCAACCTCCACAAAGTAATGAGACCCAAACGTGTACGCCCTCACCGTGTCAATATGCCTGATCTCTCTATGGTGGTTCCAACACAGGTAAGTCAGCTTCTGAAGATACTCCGGCGTTGCTGATTTCCCGACGAGTGAGTTCACGTTCTCCAGAACCGTCATTGACCATGTCCGTATTGTGTACAATGCAAGCTACAAAAGAACATTTTTAGGAACAAGTAGAAAGAGAATCTTTTGGTTTTAACTTACAATGATGGCTCCAACTGGATCCATCCAGTTATCGAAGTAATTGGCGAGGATCACTGCAATGAGTCCGATGATGTTTGTGATGACGTCGAAGAAGTGGTCTTGAGCATAGGCTTTAACAATCTCGTTGCTGAACGATCTGCAGTAAAGAACGAGAAGGAGTTTGACTAATGTGACGGAGAGCATGATCCCAACCACCCAGCTCTCTTGCTCTTTTGTCAAGCTGAACTCCTTTTGCTGTAATAAAAAACAAGTGAAGTTAATGTCTGAATAATCTAGACCAGAACTACAAGTTTCAGAAACTTACACTGGACACCATCGTCCGAAGAGACTCCAAGATGATCTGCAACCCAAGCGTGGCCATCACCGAGGCAAAGACTAGGATTCCCAGCGGCTGCATCCGTTTCTTCCCGATGGGGTACTGATAAGGGTTCGGGGTCTGCATCGAAAAGGCGGTGAACCAGAGGATGAATCCAGAAAGGAGATCGAGAAGAGAGTCCAACGTGGAAGCAACGATTGCTAGAGAGCCGCTTGTGACGGAAGCGTAGACTTTAGCAGCAAAAAGAACCATGTTCGCGATGTTTGATATTCTGATGGCTAACGTCTCGCTTTTAGCTAGATTGTCTTGCTCTTCCTGTGTTTTGTGTGCAGAGATAAGTATCAACCGACGAAGAAGAGACGAGTCAGGGATCATATCTAACCTTTGACATTCCAGGGACAAAGCCACGTTCCGCAAGCTCGTCCATTTCGGTGAAGCCTTCGAGCATCTCTACTTGCTGCTGGTAGTAATCTGCTACATTGTCTTCTGGACCTGCAATAACCACCAAGTCACATAGCCTTATAAATCATGATTATGACAAAATTAATTAGAAATGTCCACAAGAAGGATTAAACTTGATTCAGACTTATcaactaaaataattattgataatATGTTTTGAAGAATCAACAAAGCtaaaaatagcaaaaaaaaGTCAAATCATTCCCAAACACAAAGTCTTGTCCTAATCAGACCAAAAAGAAAATGTCGAGAGGAGAAGATATTTACCCAAGCAGCCAAGACAGTTATGGAGTTTGCTCGgagatttcttcttcttgtgctcCGGGGAAACCTGAAAATCGTCGAAGTTCAGCTGCCATGAGCGGTCGCCGTCACCGTTAAACACGAGCAGCGAGATCTCTTCGTCGCCGTCTCGAGTAGCTGGCCTAGTCATTAGATAGAGATTCGTACGGCTGCTGATGCTGGCATTAACGGTGGAGGTATGGAGAAACTTGAAGAGACGGCGAGGGTAGTTTCGTAATTTAAGGTAAATGGATCCGAAGAGGCGTATAGATACACTAAACTACGACTGGTGTGGTAGATGTAACAGTAGCCACAGAGATACTTGAGTCGTGTCTTTATCAAATGTCTTACGTGGCGTGTTCTCAGTGGGTTTGTTATCTCGCACGTGATTGGCGGCGGCTTCCTAGACACGTGTGTAAGTGAAACTCCAATTGTACACACGTGACGTGGTCAAGAAACGGCGTCGTTTTCTAAAGCGGGTAAAATTACAATTTGGGCCTACTAAAATATTAAGGCCCAAGTAATCTAGGGTTTTTGGCTTCTCTTTTATCATTCTCGTTGCTTCCGCAATAAAAGTGCCTGCGGCTACATTTTTAGTTTAGTGTTTCAACTTCTTAGTTAGCATCTCTCCAGGTTTGTGCGTcttccttcatcttcttcactgCTTCGTTAGCGTTAAGCTCGTTGTATAGATATTCGATTCTCGTTTTGTACGCTGTGTTACATTTCATTTGAACTTATTGGATTGTCTTGGGTTCTATTACAGGTTTTGAGTGGGAAGAATCATCTTGAGCTATGTCTCCAGCTAAAGGTAAAatatttttgcattttattaCCAGATTCCACGTGGGTCTTTGTTGAATCTTTGCTAGAGTTTCAGGATGTCAACCTTTTACTTAGGCTTGAGTGTTACGGAAACGCTAATGACTTACCTTTGATTCATGTTTTGTTATAACGGTTAGTTAGGTGTAATAAGAGTAATCAGCTGAGATAGTGTTCGAATTGTTGTTAAAGCTCTCTTGTGGTGGTGTCTTATGCAGTTGATACCACGAAGAAGGCTGACCCTAAGGCCAAGGCCTTGAAGGCTGCGAAGGCAGTTAAGTCTGGCCAAGCCTTCAAGAAGAAGGACAAGAGGATTAGGACTAAGGTCACCTTCCACAGGCCAAAGACTTTGACCAAGGCGAGAGATCCCAAGTACCCAAGAATCAGTGCTACTCCAAGGAACAAATTGGACCATTACGGTATCCTTAAGTATCCATTGACCACTGAGTCGGCGATGAAGAAGATTGAAGACAACAACACTCTTGTCTTCATTGTTGACATTCGTGCCGACAAGAAGAAGATCAAGGATGCCGTTAAAAAGATGTATGACATTCAGACCAAGAAGGTCAACACCCTCATCAGGTAAGGTCAAAAGAGGATAGTTTGTATTTCGTGGCTTGCAAGTTTGATTGCTGTTTATTTGACACAATTGTGTTTTTGGGTTTTCTTGCAGGCCTGATGGAACTAAGAAGGCTTACGTTAGGCTTACACCAGACTATGATGCTTTAGATGTTGCTAACAAGATTGGCATCATCTAAGTTTATCTTACCTCTCCTATTACAAAAAGTACTTGTGGTTTTGTCTCAAGTAGTCAAAATGTTGTTTTACACTACATTCGTGTTGCAGTTGATTGCTGAATTCAAGCTCTATGTTTTTTGGCTTCTTAACAGTTTATCATATACCACTTTATAAACCTCTATAATACAAATTATACAAATGCAATTCCAGGAATTGACTTGTCTGTCACCACATCCACATGTAAATGAGTGGAGAAAACTGAGAAATTACAAAATTGAA
This window encodes:
- the LOC103865719 gene encoding phosphatidylinositol N-acetylglucosaminyltransferase subunit P, coding for MIRSSPFRTSQVHGAKPSEVYGFVGCISTVVVTVIFLIWAYVPDKLLESIRIRYYPSRYWALATPTYLMMTLLLGLAFYIGLNFTTTPHPTSLNTLFDEYSRELGEFDPQMEEEDERPIDPTSDIDITSLSNQTRSRDGNLQT
- the LOC103865723 gene encoding 60S ribosomal protein L23a-1; amino-acid sequence: MSPAKVDTTKKADPKAKALKAAKAVKSGQAFKKKDKRIRTKVTFHRPKTLTKARDPKYPRISATPRNKLDHYGILKYPLTTESAMKKIEDNNTLVFIVDIRADKKKIKDAVKKMYDIQTKKVNTLIRPDGTKKAYVRLTPDYDALDVANKIGII
- the LOC103865720 gene encoding uncharacterized protein LOC103865720, giving the protein MDTYTSQIRSVINGPIMFESEAAREAFLERNSRPQFRMSVEGFNPYRPEDEIRRELVNHFESCGEVFRVIVPTDPIVDRRAFVILFGHDAEEKALQLNGSDIGDWNALVKSAPMDQEDEYLMAQRYKKSLVDALVNDKKFKFGIAVWGYDTSLPEDEVESVLRRHFSSCGGITHVYIYGKRANIYFSEEHEETSALGLHRSEVSGFRITTRRLATARRNHSLAPGQSSRRIGYTRPAIMIEFAPEIGRKVKAFKKIKRIVKKVMALRRMKEAGKEKVMASRRIK
- the LOC103865722 gene encoding metal tolerance protein 11, translated to MTRPATRDGDEEISLLVFNGDGDRSWQLNFDDFQVSPEHKKKKSPSKLHNCLGCLGPEDNVADYYQQQVEMLEGFTEMDELAERGFVPGMSKEEQDNLAKSETLAIRISNIANMVLFAAKVYASVTSGSLAIVASTLDSLLDLLSGFILWFTAFSMQTPNPYQYPIGKKRMQPLGILVFASVMATLGLQIILESLRTMVSSQKEFSLTKEQESWVVGIMLSVTLVKLLLVLYCRSFSNEIVKAYAQDHFFDVITNIIGLIAVILANYFDNWMDPVGAIILALYTIRTWSMTVLENVNSLVGKSATPEYLQKLTYLCWNHHREIRHIDTVRAYTFGSHYFVEVDIVLPADMPLQVAHDIGEALQEKLEQLQEIERAFVHLDYEYTHKPEHASSHC
- the LOC103865721 gene encoding phosphatidylinositol N-acetylglucosaminyltransferase subunit P, whose translation is MEEAHLVNSPRLVLTFSKRKKQKPDFQDSDMIRSSPFRTSQVHGSKHSEVYGFVGSISTVVATVIFLIWAYVPDKLLESIRIRYYPSRYWALATPTYLMMTLLLGLAFYIGLNFTTTPHPTSLNTLFDEYSLELGEFDPQMEEGDERPIDPISDIDITSFSDVMFSSSDFM